In the genome of Euleptes europaea isolate rEulEur1 chromosome 4, rEulEur1.hap1, whole genome shotgun sequence, the window CAGTGATTAAAAATGGCTCGAGACAGAACCAACTGGAGTTGCCCAAAAAGATGCCCTCTAGGCACAGCTAACCGTTAATTCTTCCCCCTTGCCACACCAAACTTTGTCCATTATTGGCTCACTGCAGTGAGACCCCAAATAATAATAtgcgaatatatatatatatatatatatatatatacacacacacacacacacacacacacacacacataaatacaaaTTTCCagcttttgcttttttgtttaaTAAGGCCTAGTTACCTATTAGTTTATATTTGCTCTGCAGCAACTACAAGAGGTAGGCATAGATCATCTAAAAAGCTTCTCTCCTTGTTCCCTGCCACCTGTGCTTTCCAAAGCCAACTGCGCCTCTATAAAAGTGTTATCCTTTCAACATGCATACTCCAAAGGGCCATAATTCACCGCTGTATTCTTGCACAACCTTCCATTCATTTCCAACAGATCTGTGTAGAAGATGCTCCTACTGGATGATATCCTTTGGTCAATATCTCATAGGACACCATATGACAGAGAAAGAGCTTTTGCTATACTGTAGTACTGAAAGATACTATCTTTAGAGTCTGCTGCAGAACACTCCTAAAGAAAATAAATCCTGTACCCAATTCTCTTGATTTGattttgtacattaaaaaaaaaaaggtaccatTTGGCCAAGACTACAGATGTACTTTTTTCACAGATGCAAGTGCCATGCAAAATAAATTAAAGAACAGATACGAAAACATACAGGTAATAAAACTATTGAAGGTAGATCTTTTAAAAGCATTTATATAAACATAATTTATaatactttctttttttctcctttttctcttttcttgaaaGACAGTCACAAAGCTGTGGCTATACATCAAGGATCTCCTCTGCAGTGCCTCCACAGCGTAACCTGTAGCGTCCTGTCCTCCAGCTAATAGTAGGATCCCACAAGGCAGAGAGGAAGATGTATATTGTCATAGACTCTCTGATGAACCACGCTACTGCATAGTCAAGTTTTGAAAAACACAGAGCGCCACCCTGGAGATTGGACAAAAAAGATGCTCACATTTAGTGACAGTGCTAATGACTAAATTAAATGTTTAATGGGTATGTCCTAATCAAATGGGACACTAACTTACAAACTGTTATTCTTAAAGTTACACAATACTATAATATCAATAttccgtttaaaaaaaaaagttggaatcGTCAGGAGTCAAAACTATAGTATACAAGTGTCTCATAGTTTGTGCTGACCCCACATGAATGTAAGAAAGCAGCCTTACATTGTTAGACCATTGATCAACCTCATCCAGTAATTGGCAACTGGTAGTATGTTTCCAAGTAGGGCTCAAAAAAGGGAGGACATAGGTACACTTTAGCAGGCCCTACAGTTAGCCAGAAATTCATTACCATAACAGTCCACTAAAgttattttggggaaaaaatgtaatTTTCTCTTTCATGCAACAAGATTGTTCAATGTATGCAATAACATTGGGAGGGGGCTGCTATGCATGGGCCCTGTTTCCAAGCCCTGACACATGAGATCTTCAAAACTGAAAGTGTGGGATTCAACCTGATTCAATCTGAAACCTTGACTATATGCTTTATcattgagctatggcccctctcaAAGCAGCCAATCTTTCTCCTATTAGCTGAAAAGCAAACAGAAGACAGGTACCGATGCTACTTATTCACCTCTTTTAAGTAGCACAAAAATAAGTATGGAGTAAGCAGTTCTGAAGAAATCAACCTTTACAGCTTGCGTGTCCGCCTTAGGTCTGACTCTTCGGAAAAAGATTTCCCAGAGTTGAGAATCCTGGAGCACATGGCATTACAAAGCCACCCTTTTTACTCCCTATTTCTTGGCACATGTCTTAAAAGGTAAACAGGATGCCAGGAACAAAACTTGCTCACAAACACAAAAGCGAACCATGCAAAATTAATGTTACATACCCTCTTCATTGGCTTTACCCAGATTTTGTCAAAACAATCTCAATTTGAACTAATGCCACCCATTTCAATTAAATTAGAGAAGAAGTTGTTAAATAGGATGTACTGAAATTCAACATACTTGGACACCCCTGAGTTGAATGTAGTCAAATATAAACCATGCCAGACAGTGACACATGAAAAACACCATTATATCCCATCTGAACACATGGTGCACTGCCCATCCAATAATTAAGCTTGCAACAAAGCACTCTGAGATAGGCTCAAAGATTATTGTCGCTGGAAGCATGTTGATCCGTAGCTTGGCCCATCTAGAATTAGAGAAAAAAGTCACTTGAAACCAGATGATACTGTTAGTATACGGTTAGCTGTTATTAAcaagtgggctggatccaaagtaCTGCAAGCAGAGCTTCTGAAACCCCCCACCCAAGGCCTCAAATTCTGTTTGTGGGGACTGAGAGATCCCAAGACCATATGGCCAAAGTCCCAACTATTTGCAAACAGAAGTACCatcatgtttttaatggctgtgaagttttactgtattgttttaattgtgagccacctcaagcaggtatCTGAAGAGGCAACATACAAAAGATTCTAAGTAAAGAACTACTGACAGATATATTAAGCGGGATCTAGAACTGCTGTTTCACTATGAtattataatattttttaaaaaaaatctgtagttCTTGACTTAAAGGTAAAAGTTACCCAAGTTTCACAAGCAGTCTTATGTCTTGCTAGGACCAGAGGCATAAATTTTTGATTCTTCAATGTGCAAATATTTGGGATTAGTGAGATTCTTCACAGACTGAAATCATGGATGACCTTGATATGCTTGAAATGAAAATAtgcttgaaatatatttctttataTTTCCATCATTTTACCATCAAGAAATTCTGCTCAGCTGAGTGAAAAAGTGGATCAATTTGCAGTTTATAAAGAGTTCAAGGGGTCCCTGGTTAAAGATTATATCGCTGGAGGCATATAGATCGGTAGTGCTATACTTCCACAATCAATAATGAGAACACAACCTTCTCCAGATTCTTGATAATATAAGTTGGCTATTTAAACATGGAATGCTATTTGTGGGCTATCACAAAAAAGATTTAGAGGCTAAAAACACAGTTGCAAAGAAAGTATACTGTGTGACAAAAGATCCAGCAATTATGAATTTGTCAAAATCCCCTCCATGATTCAAGCTACTCAAGTAGTATTTTAAAATAGGGAACTTAAAATAGTATTTATTCACTCTAAGCTTGTCTCTTGAGACAGCCTTTTTCATGCTTAAAGTACTAAGCCAAGGCTATGAAGGTGCTTGAGGGTGTTCTGGTAGCTATCCGAGTGTTAATTATGGATGCAAGCTAGGCATATGGCTCCTAGGTGGTCGAGGATCTGCCATATCATTTGCTATATCACTCACTATACATAGATGCACCTGTCTGcaattttaaggtttttttcaTCAAGCTGGCAGCCAATATGGATCTTGCAGTATATTGTCTCTTCTGCTCTATGGAACTTCTTTATGGGCACCTGCAATTTCTGCTAAAGCGGAATCTGCTCAGTTTGCTTTAATAAAAATCTGAATATgtatttaaaagagaaaaactgGAGACCAACTCAAAAACTACAGTTCTTTTTAATGAAATGGTTACAAATATAATCATTCAGATTGCTAGGTACAGCCATCTTTAGTCAATTGCACTCTTAATCTCttgcttatttttctttaaatacagtttttcCATTAAAGATGTGAGACACTGAACAGGTACTTCTGTAATTCTAGTCCAATAGGTCACACTCTTATGACTTTAAAACCATATGCAACAGTGAAAGAGAGCAAGGAGAATGAACAAGAGAATTAAGTTAGCACTTTCACCTGATCATTCTGGACTGAAACTGGGAAATGGAATATGAACCAGAGTTCTGCATTGCAACTTGTGGGGCCATTGCAAATTTCCAGCCtctgaaaacaaacacacatcgtTAATAACCAAGATATACAACAGCAGGCAACAGTTTTCACATCCATGGATACTTTTTAGTAATTTATTTTTCTGTTAAAGGACAACTGCTAAAGGCTTTTATTATGCACTTCTCTTAAcagtttattaaaataaatatcagTGCCTTAGAACGTAAATGGCTACCCTAAGAGCCAAGCAACACAATCAGAAGAATTTTGTGGTTCAACTCTAGCTGGACAGCTCCAATTCTGCATGCTAGGGCAAGTCTGCATTCCCACTGACTTGATCCTTGAGGATAAGAAGCACCTCAAGAAGATCAGATTAGGGTGGAATCCAAATCCCACACATCTCTTTTCTATATGTAAAGGAAAGTGTGGCACTAACTTTGCTACTACCCATCTCTAGTCTGAAATggcatgtaaagcagctagatttACTCGACAAGATTCCTCTGTTAAGACAACTTGGCTAGGCCCTTAAAGTTCCTAAAGGGTATGAACTGAGGTTTCTTTACATGTTATACTTGATGGTTACCCCCAAACTTCAGtttaaaaaatacatagttgCATGGGAATTGGAAGAATAGAATAGTGTGCTACTGTAAGCTTTTAGAAATCAACAGACAGGAACCATTGTCCTGAAGGGTGGGAGAATTGGAAGGGACAATGCTCATGCAATAGGTTTTATGTACAAATTAAATTAAGCTTCCAAAAATATTTTCCAAGGAGGATTTTGCCTGAATTTTACCTGTCAGCTATTGCTTTGGCCATAAAGTAATCCTCAGCAATGTACTGTGCAAAAGCTATTAGTCCACCAGCTTGGTCCAATACATCTTTTCTCATCAAGCAAGACATTCCTGTTACACATTTGAAGCCAGTTACATGGGCAGAAATATATGATCTTGGATGAGAAGTGCCGAAGTATACCTGTTCAGGAAAAAAGGCATGGTAATTATCCCACTGCATCCCATATTACCatatgtctctctttttttttaaattaacactgATATATGCTTTCACACTATATTCAACACCAGCTCAAATAATCAGAAGATACTGTATGCATCATTTTCTAAGAAATGTTCAACTAGCATACTTGCCACCTGGGAATTCAGGAGACATTGTCTACTGTGTAAAATCAGACAAGAAGTTTTTTACCCTTTGCAGAGAGCACTGACTACATGTTTGTTAGCCATATAAAGATCTGTGCAGGCCTCAAAACATTCTAAATGTGTGTTCCCTTCTACAATCCATGAAACTGGAACATCAAAGCTTACTCTGATGCtagtttatttacttacttcatttacactatgttgttctccccaatggggacccatatagttctctcctccattttatccttacaacaaccctgtgaggtgggttatgttgagagtgtatgactggcccaaggccacccagcaagcttccttggtagaatgggaatttgaatcgGGGTCTCCTGGACCCCAGTCTGATACACTATTATGTTGCATTGGCTCTCTTTTAGACTAATACTAAATACTAGAAATTGACTGCATGCCACACACAGTGAGGGGGGTAATGAACAATTCTATGAGTAGATTCACATTGCTACTTTGGGGGCATTTAAACCCATGTACACTTTACCCTGCACAgatcctaaaaggtaaaggtcccctgtgcaagcaccagacgattcctgacccatggggtgacatcacatcccgacgtttactaggcagactttgttttacggtgtggtttgccagtgccttccccagtcatcttccttttacccccagaaagctgggtgctcattttaccgacctccgaaggatggaaggctgagtcaaccttgatccggctacctgaaaccgacttccgttgggatcgaactcaggtcacaagcaaagcttttgactacagtactgcagcttaccactctgtgccatggggatcCTAGCACAGATCTTAACGAGGCtgcaaagttctacatttagataTGGACAGAGCTGTGAGCACAGCAATATTCCAGGAAataaagaggaaaaggaaggttTCAACCAACATTCTGCTACAGAGCAACTCTTCTAATGTAGTACAATTCATCATCCAGTATTACCAATTAGAGTGTACACATGTAATCTGAAGTGTCAAAGCACAGAATTTCAGTGGCAAAAGCTCCACTCGGTGTTAAAGCATTAGTAAGAACAGTGTGACAAAAAGCAGCACGAATGTCAAAGCTTGCACTACCTGCCCCATGACCAGCCAAGTAGCTAGCTCGAGTGACCGCTGTTCCTTCACTGCCTTGAGCCTGTGCACACCAATTTTAAAACCAGACTCGCATGCAGTCACTGAGAAAACGTGACACTAGTCAAGGAAAACTGTACTGGTTTTGCAACACCAATATTGCATTCAACTGCAGGAGCTCAGAAGCTACAGATTAAGTGAGCAACAGTGGCCTTTCTGAACTCGAAACTGAAATGCagacactcctccccccccccaaaaaaacccttcaaaattCCACCCTATCCACTTGCCAGTACCAACCATGGAAAATTCAAGTATGTTCACCACTAAAGCCCTTCCATGGAGataaatcatgatgggtagccaccgttagtctgtcactagcagtagaaaagagcaagagtccagtagcaccttaatgactaacaacatttctggcagggtatgagctttcatgagccgcagctcacaaaagctcataccctgccagaaacgttgttagtctttaaggtgctactggactcgtgctcttttctactactaaatcctttatttacttcatttatacctcacctttctcttcaacggggacccaaagagaCTAACATGGTTCTCGTCTCCTCCCTTTTAATCCCAATATAAAATGAGAGATGGGCTGGGATGACagtatatgactggccccaggtcacccagcaagcttccatggcagagtgggaagccaaacctggatctcccatgtCCTACACTAATCAACTATAAAACACTGGCTCTAAGAAAGCTCAGAAGAGAAGATTGCTCCATATGACTGGAAAAATTAAAGTGACATAGAGAACTTACTGTAAATTAACAGCTGTTACCATACAGAATAATCAGAAAATACATTTAATTCTATGTTATTAAAATGTGGGAAAAATTAGGTTATTATAGGAgggaaagaatttttaaaaattccaatttTTTCCTCTTAAAATGGTTGTGCATTTTTATGCTTTTTTTTAAGCTATAAAAAGGTCACAATTTCCAAGAATATAAGTTTACCAAACAGAGGGCAATTTCattggggaagaagggaagagagCAAAACAGCACTCACCTGTTCTAGAGTGGCAGCAAAGCCCTGTCTATCTGCCACATAGGGCAGGCCATGAACCAGTCCAACTTTCTCTGTCATTTGATTGGCCATGTCAGTTAGTGTATCTGGCGTTACTAAAAATAAAAACTGGACTGTGGTTAACAATGATCAACAGTTTAAATCtatgggaaaatgtgatttctcTGTTACACCCCACAATTTCAAACAAAAAGGGACTTTTTAACATTGTTAACAGGAAAACAAAACATGCACTTTTTTGCATATTTATGTAGAAGGCTGCAACATTTTAAGTTCGAGCTTTGGTTTGAAGACACTGGAAGTATTATCAAAAGACACATACTTCCCATTTAAAATACGTGAGGCAAACTCTACGTCCAAAGGCAACAACATAACTCATTCACATGGAGTGCACCATGAAGCTTTCATGTTCATGTGAGAAATATAGCGCAATGTTAACACCTAGAATACTGTGAATCTAGTCAAATGAGTACTGCATCTCCCGATGCTATGACCAAAGTGAAGAGGATAGGCTATTTGGAGCTAGAGTTCTACTGTTGCAGTAGTAATAGCAGCAGTAGGGAAAGAGGACGCTTGTCATATTGTCCTGATGCAAAATTTACTTATAAGATTTATATCCTTCCTTCTACTTTAAAAAAGCACCCAGGCTTGCACTATGCTGACTACTACACCATACATGATTTTATAAAAACCCAAGTCTCTTCTACTAACGCCTAGTTAGTATTTACCAGCTACAACGCTATGAACAGCAAACATAAGGTGCCCGTCCTTGCTTAAGAGCTGAAACAACTGAACATAATACAAGAAAATCCAGTTTCTTTACCCAATCTTCATCTGAGTGCAACACATACAGCTAAGCAGGTAGCATAGTCAACCCATGCCAAGGTTTTTGTGAATATAAGCTCCATTAAATTTTTGTCTTTGCGTTTGGGCAGAGCCATGTCTTTTCTGCTTATATTGCTTTGTGAAGAGCTTTGTTTAGAGATGGTATAATATTATAATACCAATGCCATGACATTTACACCAGGACTttggattttctttaaaaaacacacacacctacacAGGTACAAAAAGGTTTTACCATCTCTGACCATACACACATGCTTACCTCTAATGCCGCTATCGCAGATCCAT includes:
- the UGCG gene encoding ceramide glucosyltransferase: MAVLDLALEGLAIFGLILFVVLWLMHFMSIIYTRLHLNKKATDKQPYSKLPGVSLLKPLKGVDPNLINNLETFFELDYPKYEVLLCVQDHDDPAIDVCKKLLGKYPNIDARLFIGGKKVGINPKINNLMPAYEVAKYDLIWICDSGIRVTPDTLTDMANQMTEKVGLVHGLPYVADRQGFAATLEQVYFGTSHPRSYISAHVTGFKCVTGMSCLMRKDVLDQAGGLIAFAQYIAEDYFMAKAIADRGWKFAMAPQVAMQNSGSYSISQFQSRMIRWAKLRINMLPATIIFEPISECFVASLIIGWAVHHVFRWDIMVFFMCHCLAWFIFDYIQLRGVQGGALCFSKLDYAVAWFIRESMTIYIFLSALWDPTISWRTGRYRLRCGGTAEEILDV